The following proteins are encoded in a genomic region of Sparus aurata chromosome 23, fSpaAur1.1, whole genome shotgun sequence:
- the LOC115574949 gene encoding cyclin-dependent kinase 5 activator 1-like, whose amino-acid sequence MGTVLSLSPSYRKAVLFEDCPATVGHYTAVQNSKNAKDAATAAAKSLKRPSIINVLPWKRIVAVSAKRKGSKKLQSDAGDGGKGSSPDGQATALANSASNSLKLKKSQSCANLSSYTSSQDPSATSTTTSSHLPTSKTLANVVTVAAKKNSLTGSGIQPSTAAGTPKRVIVQASTSELMRSLGEFLCRRCYRLKRLSPTDPVLWLRSVDRSLLLQGWQDQGFITPANVVFLYMLCRDVVSSEVASERELQASLLTCLYLSYSYMGNEISYPLKPFLVEAEKEAFWDRCLEIINRMSGKMLQINTDPHFFTQVFADLKNESKKEEEKTKLLIGLDR is encoded by the exons ATGGGTACGGTGCTGTCGCTGTCTCCCAGCTACCGCAAAGCGGTGCTGTTTGAAGACTGCCCGGCCACAGTAGGCCACTACACGGCGGTCCAGAACAGCAAGAACGCCAAGGATGCAGCCACAGCGGCCGCAAAGTCGCTCAAGCGGCCCTCGATTATCAATGTGTTGCCATGGAAGCGTATTGTGGCTGTATCGGCGAAGAGGAAGGGCTCGAAGAAGCTGCAGTCGGATGCTGGCGATGGTGGGAAGGGGAGCTCCCCGGATGGTCAGGCCACCGCCTTGGCCAACTCGGCCTCCAACAGCCTGAAGCTGAAGAAGTCTCAGTCCTGCGCTAACCTGTCATCGTACACATCGAGCCAGGACCCCTCAGCCACCAGCACCACTACCTCCTCCCATCTGCCCACCTCCAAGACCCTGGCTAATGTAGTTACTGTGGCTGCCAAAAAGAACTCCCTCACAGGCTCCGGAATCCAGCCGTCTACTGCAGCCGGCACGCCTAAACGCGTCATCGTCCAG GCCTCCACAAGTGAGCTGATGCGCAGCCTGGGCGAGTTCCTGTGCCGTCGGTGTTACCGACTGAAGCGTCTATCCCCGACGGATCCGGTTCTGTGGTTGCGCAGCGTGGACCGCTCCCTCCTCCTACAGGGCTGGCAGGACCAGGGCTTCATCACGCCGGCCAATGTGGTCTTCCTCTACATGCTGTGCCGCGACGTGGTCTCGTCTGAGGTGGCCTCAGAGCGCGAGCTGCAGGCCTCGCTGCTCACCTGCCTCTACCTGTCGTACTCCTACATGGGCAACGAGATCTCCTACCCGCTGAAGCCCTTCCTGGTCGAGGCCGAGAAGGAGGCCTTCTGGGACCGCTGCCTGGAGATCATCAACCGCATGAGCGGCAAGATGCTCCAGATCAACACCGACCCGCACTTCTTCACCCAGGTGTTTGCCGACCTGAAGAACGAGAgcaagaaagaggaggagaagaccaAACTCCTCATAGGCCTTGATCGATAA